The proteins below come from a single Edaphobacter acidisoli genomic window:
- a CDS encoding DUF2235 domain-containing protein — MGKKIVICADGTWNTPHGVSVAANDTNVRKLFLALDDVPGQMRYYDSGVGTNGTPIDHLVGGAMGEGLFQKVQDGYEFLAYVWDPGDEIYLLGFSRGAYTARSLGGMIAAFGVPTKNFDNMTVENIFAAYRQTDAARRAEMKTALGAEYGLCDAKVRMIGVWDTVGALGIPGELFNVLHQQRYGFLDTELHPSVESAYHAVSIDERRASFMPTLWTNPDGSPRANDKQVTQVWFVGVHSDVGGGYAQSQLSDITLGWMMKNAIACGLDFSAEAKAAYLKLDPADALGQAHDEWKLIPWGIPEHRVVPANAVMANTVQLRLSDKTAAYRPENLSLTAAGKLKGYAVVDVLA, encoded by the coding sequence ATGGGCAAGAAGATTGTGATCTGCGCGGATGGAACGTGGAATACGCCGCATGGCGTGAGTGTGGCGGCGAACGATACGAATGTGCGCAAGCTGTTTCTGGCGCTGGATGATGTGCCGGGGCAGATGCGCTACTACGACAGCGGTGTAGGCACGAATGGCACGCCGATTGACCACCTGGTTGGCGGCGCGATGGGTGAGGGACTGTTTCAAAAAGTGCAGGATGGGTATGAGTTTCTGGCCTATGTGTGGGACCCGGGAGACGAGATCTATCTGCTGGGCTTCAGCCGGGGCGCTTATACGGCGCGCAGCCTGGGTGGGATGATTGCGGCGTTTGGTGTGCCGACGAAGAACTTCGACAATATGACGGTCGAGAATATCTTTGCCGCGTATCGGCAGACGGATGCGGCGCGGCGGGCGGAGATGAAGACGGCGCTGGGTGCGGAATATGGGCTGTGCGATGCAAAGGTGCGGATGATTGGGGTGTGGGATACGGTGGGCGCGCTGGGGATTCCGGGGGAGCTGTTCAATGTGCTGCACCAGCAGCGGTATGGATTTCTGGACACCGAACTGCACCCTTCGGTTGAGAGTGCGTATCACGCGGTGTCGATTGATGAACGGCGCGCTTCATTTATGCCGACGCTGTGGACCAATCCGGATGGCTCGCCGCGCGCCAATGATAAGCAGGTGACGCAGGTGTGGTTTGTGGGCGTGCATAGCGATGTGGGCGGCGGATATGCGCAGAGCCAGCTCTCGGACATTACGCTGGGCTGGATGATGAAGAATGCGATTGCGTGTGGGCTGGATTTTTCGGCGGAGGCGAAGGCGGCTTACCTGAAGCTGGATCCTGCGGATGCGCTGGGCCAGGCGCATGATGAGTGGAAGCTGATTCCGTGGGGGATTCCGGAGCATAGGGTGGTTCCGGCGAATGCGGTGATGGCGAATACGGTGCAGTTGCGGCTTTCGGATAAGACGGCGGCGTATCGGCCGGAGAATTTGAGCCTGACCGCGGCAGGGAAGTTGAAGGGGTATGCGGTGGTGGATGTGCTGGCTTGA
- a CDS encoding glycoside hydrolase family 130 protein → MKRRQKLLATSGVLALAILIAAAKPGWQIAPFTRPTDGPVITPDKSAVFLDPIAQKPIHWEALHTFNPAAIVRDGKINVLYRAEDDTGRMQIGEHTSRLGLAVSDDGIHFTRQPNPIFYPANDSQKSREWPGGVEDPRIVQSPDGTYVLTYTQWNRTTYSIGIATSPDLTHWTKHGPAFFGSAHGKYDTLKYKSGGIVTQLQSDAGKPDHLVAAKINGLYWMYWGEGAIHLATSPDLIRWTPIEDAHGKPLEVLTKRPGHFDSGFPETGPPPVLTDRGIVVIYNGKNDPTHGDPALGANAYAAGEALFDAQNPAHMLARTEAPVLKPERPYEKTGQYVAGTTFAEGLVRFHNQWFLYYGCADSDVGVVIAP, encoded by the coding sequence ATGAAACGCCGTCAAAAACTACTCGCGACCAGCGGAGTCCTCGCGCTCGCCATCCTCATCGCCGCCGCCAAACCCGGCTGGCAGATTGCTCCCTTCACGCGCCCCACCGACGGCCCCGTCATCACGCCCGACAAATCCGCCGTCTTCCTCGACCCCATCGCGCAAAAGCCCATCCACTGGGAGGCCCTCCACACCTTCAACCCCGCCGCCATCGTCCGCGACGGCAAAATCAATGTCCTCTACCGCGCCGAAGACGACACCGGCCGCATGCAAATAGGCGAACACACCTCACGCCTCGGCCTCGCGGTCAGCGATGACGGCATCCACTTCACCCGCCAGCCCAACCCCATTTTTTACCCCGCGAATGATTCGCAGAAATCCCGCGAGTGGCCCGGCGGCGTCGAAGACCCACGCATCGTCCAATCCCCCGATGGCACTTACGTCCTCACCTACACCCAGTGGAACCGCACAACCTACTCCATCGGCATCGCCACCTCGCCCGACCTCACGCATTGGACAAAGCACGGCCCAGCCTTCTTCGGCTCCGCGCACGGCAAATACGACACCCTCAAATACAAATCCGGAGGCATCGTCACCCAACTCCAGTCCGATGCAGGAAAGCCCGACCACCTCGTTGCCGCAAAGATCAACGGCCTCTACTGGATGTACTGGGGCGAGGGCGCCATCCACCTCGCCACCTCACCCGACCTCATCCGCTGGACACCCATCGAAGACGCCCACGGCAAGCCCCTCGAAGTCCTCACCAAACGCCCCGGCCACTTCGACTCCGGCTTCCCCGAAACCGGCCCGCCACCAGTCCTCACCGACCGCGGCATCGTCGTCATCTACAACGGCAAAAACGACCCCACGCACGGCGACCCCGCCTTAGGCGCGAACGCCTACGCCGCCGGCGAAGCCCTCTTCGACGCACAGAACCCCGCCCACATGCTCGCCCGCACCGAAGCCCCCGTCCTCAAACCCGAGCGCCCCTACGAAAAGACCGGCCAATACGTCGCCGGCACCACCTTCGCCGAAGGCCTCGTCCGCTTCCACAACCAATGGTTCCTCTACTACGGCTGCGCCGACTCCGACGTAGGCGTCGTCATCGCCCCTTGA
- a CDS encoding glycoside hydrolase family 28 protein, with the protein MRHVLAVLLCFAATPLIAPLSAQDTRIVTEPVAQPPCVTLKASLAAGKSGLAEADEQKLDTARIQNALDHCGPGHSVVLAPDGSNNAFLTGPINLREAVTLLIDKGVTLYASRDPKLYEISPGSCGIVSKDRGGCKPLIAVDNVNGAAIMGEGTIDGRGGSKLLGQNVSWWDLAEQARTPGVGGQKCPRLIVANHADNFTLYRITLKNSPNFHVVYNHGDGFTVWGIRINTPKRLARNTDGIDPGAGSRNITITHSYIRTGDDNVAIKGSAGGVTNMTVAHNHFYWGHGMSIGSETYGGVSKLRVTDLSLDGPDSGIRIKSMGSRGGLVHDIVYDDICIRDSPRPIDLSAAYAANGPVEGNSPPTFEDITLHNVRVTGGGRILFNGYDQAHRVAVRLDNVLLTDAASAKYTYTINHADITLGPGPVNLAIPTGTDSTLTGKPTNGKPESCKEKFVPFPED; encoded by the coding sequence ATGCGCCACGTCCTCGCCGTCCTCCTCTGCTTCGCAGCCACCCCGCTCATCGCGCCCCTTTCAGCACAGGACACCCGCATCGTCACCGAGCCAGTTGCGCAGCCCCCTTGCGTCACGCTCAAAGCAAGCCTTGCAGCAGGCAAATCCGGCCTCGCCGAAGCCGACGAGCAGAAGCTCGACACCGCCCGCATCCAGAACGCGCTCGACCATTGCGGTCCAGGCCACTCCGTCGTGCTCGCGCCAGACGGCTCCAACAACGCATTCCTCACAGGTCCGATCAATCTGCGCGAAGCCGTCACGCTCCTCATCGACAAAGGCGTCACCCTCTACGCCTCGCGCGACCCAAAGCTCTATGAAATATCACCCGGAAGCTGCGGCATCGTCAGCAAAGATCGCGGCGGCTGCAAGCCACTCATCGCGGTAGACAATGTCAACGGCGCAGCCATCATGGGCGAAGGCACAATCGACGGCCGCGGCGGCTCAAAACTCCTCGGCCAAAACGTCTCCTGGTGGGACCTCGCCGAGCAGGCCCGCACACCCGGCGTCGGCGGTCAGAAATGCCCGCGCCTCATCGTCGCCAACCACGCCGACAACTTCACCCTCTACCGCATCACGCTCAAGAACTCACCCAACTTCCACGTCGTCTACAACCACGGCGACGGCTTCACCGTCTGGGGCATCCGCATCAACACGCCCAAGCGCCTCGCCCGCAACACCGACGGCATCGACCCCGGCGCAGGCTCGCGCAACATCACCATCACCCACAGCTACATCCGCACCGGCGACGACAACGTCGCCATCAAAGGCAGCGCCGGCGGCGTCACCAACATGACCGTCGCCCACAACCACTTCTACTGGGGCCACGGCATGTCCATCGGCTCCGAGACCTACGGCGGCGTCAGCAAGCTCCGCGTCACCGACCTCTCGCTCGACGGCCCCGACTCCGGCATCCGCATCAAGTCCATGGGCTCACGCGGCGGCCTCGTCCACGACATCGTCTACGACGACATCTGCATCCGCGACTCACCCCGCCCCATCGATCTCTCCGCCGCCTACGCGGCCAACGGCCCCGTCGAAGGCAACTCGCCGCCAACATTCGAAGACATCACACTCCACAACGTCCGCGTCACCGGCGGCGGCCGCATCCTCTTCAACGGCTACGACCAAGCCCATCGCGTCGCCGTCCGCCTCGACAACGTCCTCCTCACCGACGCCGCCTCCGCCAAATACACCTACACCATCAACCACGCCGACATCACCCTCGGCCCCGGCCCCGTGAACCTAGCAATCCCCACAGGCACAGACTCCACCCTCACCGGCAAGCCCACCAACGGCAAACCCGAATCCTGCAAAGAAAAATTCGTCCCCTTCCCCGAGGACTAA
- the bshC gene encoding bacillithiol biosynthesis cysteine-adding enzyme BshC yields the protein MSVECYPMTVVPGVSALFRDYLAMGTGAGDAAVRQWFGAEPFSKTWMGSASAVGHADELADLLERQNTAFGAGVAAFDNIRKLRAGAQAVVTGQQVVLFGGPLMVLLKAATAIARAKTATAETGVNHVPVFWMATEDHDLDEVDQVALLTKTSVETLRAGLKANNAPVGGVVPGAEMDAVLEQAAELLGHAPVSEWLRECYGEAGGARPSLALAFGRLMARIFAEQGLVVMDASTREFHALGAKTLRYAIEHAEELQQALIGRSDELVLAGYHAQVMVGEGASLLFLVDDATGERQALKRAADGAWKANGRSYSTAELLAILDAAPERISPNALLRPVFQDTLLPTAAYVGGPAEVAYFAQNQVVYRAVLGRVTAVLPRLSATLLEPAVASVMDKDEVQLPDAMTTAEELALRLGARAMPIELKRRISAAGSALDEELSALVEYLKSMDASLGQSAEVAGSKMLYQMNRVRRMAATHEVQKSASLKKHADAMTLNVYPDGHLQERVVAGVWFLARYGEGLVERLVGVAANQCPSHVAVRL from the coding sequence ATGAGCGTTGAGTGTTATCCGATGACCGTTGTTCCGGGCGTTTCGGCGCTGTTCCGCGATTATCTTGCGATGGGCACGGGCGCTGGGGATGCGGCGGTGCGGCAGTGGTTCGGCGCGGAGCCGTTTTCGAAGACGTGGATGGGGTCGGCTTCGGCGGTGGGTCACGCGGACGAACTTGCTGACTTGCTGGAGCGGCAGAACACGGCGTTTGGCGCGGGTGTGGCTGCGTTCGACAACATCAGGAAGCTGCGTGCGGGTGCTCAGGCTGTGGTGACGGGGCAGCAGGTGGTGTTGTTTGGCGGGCCTCTGATGGTGTTGCTGAAGGCTGCGACCGCGATTGCGCGCGCGAAGACGGCTACGGCTGAGACGGGCGTGAATCATGTGCCGGTGTTCTGGATGGCGACGGAAGATCACGATCTCGATGAGGTCGATCAGGTTGCGTTGCTGACGAAGACTTCGGTGGAGACGCTGCGCGCGGGGCTGAAGGCGAACAATGCTCCAGTGGGCGGAGTGGTTCCGGGCGCGGAGATGGATGCGGTGCTGGAGCAGGCGGCGGAGTTGTTGGGTCATGCTCCGGTGAGCGAGTGGCTGCGCGAGTGTTATGGCGAGGCGGGTGGTGCGCGGCCTTCGCTGGCGCTAGCCTTTGGTCGCTTGATGGCGCGCATTTTTGCGGAGCAGGGACTGGTGGTGATGGATGCCTCGACGCGTGAGTTTCATGCGCTGGGTGCGAAGACGCTGCGCTATGCGATTGAGCACGCGGAGGAGTTGCAGCAGGCGTTGATTGGGCGCAGCGATGAGCTTGTGCTGGCTGGCTATCATGCGCAGGTGATGGTGGGCGAAGGAGCTTCGCTGCTGTTTCTGGTGGATGATGCGACGGGTGAGCGGCAGGCGCTGAAGCGTGCGGCGGATGGTGCGTGGAAGGCGAATGGGCGCAGCTATTCGACTGCGGAGTTGCTTGCGATTCTTGACGCTGCTCCTGAGCGGATTAGTCCGAATGCGCTGCTGCGGCCGGTGTTTCAGGATACGTTGTTGCCGACGGCGGCTTATGTAGGCGGGCCGGCGGAGGTCGCTTACTTTGCGCAGAACCAGGTGGTGTATCGCGCCGTGCTGGGGCGCGTGACTGCGGTGCTGCCGCGGTTGAGCGCGACGCTGCTGGAACCTGCGGTGGCGAGCGTGATGGATAAGGATGAAGTGCAGCTTCCGGATGCGATGACAACGGCGGAGGAGTTGGCGCTGCGGCTGGGCGCGCGGGCGATGCCGATTGAGTTGAAGCGCAGGATTTCGGCGGCGGGGAGTGCGCTCGACGAGGAGCTGTCCGCTCTGGTTGAGTATCTGAAGTCGATGGATGCTTCGCTGGGGCAGTCGGCTGAGGTGGCGGGGTCGAAGATGCTGTATCAGATGAATCGCGTGCGGCGGATGGCGGCTACGCATGAGGTGCAGAAGAGCGCGAGTCTGAAGAAGCATGCGGATGCGATGACGCTGAATGTTTATCCGGATGGGCATTTGCAGGAGCGCGTGGTGGCGGGCGTGTGGTTTCTGGCGCGGTATGGTGAGGGATTGGTGGAGCGGCTGGTGGGTGTGGCGGCGAATCAGTGTCCCAGCCATGTGGCTGTGCGGCTGTGA
- a CDS encoding NUDIX hydrolase: MAVKKKNSSTPMPKPSATSKKPARKARLISSKLAWKGRVFSVYSDKVEEPGDHINTRDVIRHNGSIVILAVDESKDPRDPEVIMERQYRHAAGQILLELPAGRIEPGEAPLAAAKREMIEETGYRAKRWTHLTKYFASPGFLGESMSIYLARDISAGKAQPEADEQIEVVRIKLSELLKMIAADKVHDGKTLIGVLFYDAGRRSGKF, translated from the coding sequence ATGGCCGTCAAGAAAAAGAACTCTTCCACACCGATGCCAAAGCCCTCCGCTACCAGCAAAAAGCCCGCACGCAAAGCTAGATTAATCTCCTCGAAGCTCGCCTGGAAAGGCAGAGTCTTCTCCGTCTACTCCGACAAAGTAGAAGAGCCAGGTGATCACATCAACACCCGCGACGTCATCCGTCACAATGGCTCCATCGTCATCCTCGCTGTCGACGAATCAAAGGACCCCCGCGACCCCGAAGTCATCATGGAGCGCCAGTACCGCCACGCCGCCGGACAAATCCTGCTCGAACTTCCCGCCGGTCGCATCGAACCCGGCGAAGCACCGCTCGCCGCGGCCAAGCGCGAGATGATCGAAGAGACCGGCTACCGCGCTAAGCGCTGGACGCACCTCACCAAATACTTCGCCAGCCCCGGCTTCCTCGGCGAATCGATGAGCATCTATCTCGCCCGCGACATCAGCGCAGGCAAAGCGCAGCCCGAAGCCGACGAGCAGATCGAAGTCGTTCGCATCAAGCTCTCCGAGCTGCTCAAGATGATCGCCGCCGACAAAGTCCACGACGGCAAAACCCTCATCGGCGTCCTCTTCTACGACGCTGGCCGACGCAGCGGCAAGTTTTAA
- a CDS encoding cold shock domain-containing protein yields the protein MAQYKGIVKWFNNAKGYGFLGRDGGADVFVHYSSILREGYKSLKEGDQVEFDIIEGTKGPQADQVMRLKEIA from the coding sequence TTGGCACAGTACAAAGGCATCGTCAAATGGTTCAACAACGCAAAAGGTTATGGCTTCCTCGGCCGTGACGGCGGGGCAGACGTATTCGTCCACTACAGCTCCATCCTGCGCGAAGGATATAAGAGCCTCAAGGAAGGCGATCAGGTCGAGTTCGACATTATCGAGGGCACCAAAGGTCCCCAGGCCGATCAGGTCATGCGCCTTAAGGAGATTGCCTAG
- the polX gene encoding DNA polymerase/3'-5' exonuclease PolX — MDNITIARLLDETASLLEIDAGDPFRIRSYRRAAEAVEQQTTQLSTLVAEPKQLLAIAGIGKGMAANIVELVSTGTMPLREELLQKYKPTMLELLRLPGMGPKTVALLWSALSVSDIDALETAAKEGKLLELPRMGQKFTDKLLKGIEDYRRNSSRFRIDDAREHADRISALIQTFPGIDEITPAGSLRRGRETVGDLDLLVTGPACEPNVVSAAVEHVAALPLIDKLLAKGQNKVSFTLRNNLQVDVRLLPRASYGAALQYFTGSKMHNVALRQRAIKRGLTLNEYALARLDDNTIVAARTEEDIYRALDLDYIPPELRENSGELEAAANHTLPQLITLTDIRGDLHMHTDATDGRNTIREMAEAALARGLSYIAITDHSKNLAMTNGLDDTRALAHIQRIRAVDAELQSEHKGKIRVLPGIEVDILADGSLDLADETLAQMDIVVASVHSHFAQPIEEMTQRVLRAIENPYVRILGHPTGRKVLGREAIAVHIEQILKRASELGVAVEHNAAPARSDLNDLNLRLAKQHGCKIVVNTDAHTTAELAQISYGITQLRRAWLTPADILNTCPTAKALLTNLRPRP; from the coding sequence ATGGACAACATCACCATCGCCCGCCTGCTCGACGAAACCGCATCTCTACTCGAAATCGACGCAGGCGATCCCTTCCGCATCCGCTCCTACCGTCGCGCCGCCGAGGCAGTCGAGCAGCAAACCACGCAGCTCTCCACACTCGTCGCCGAACCCAAACAGCTCCTCGCCATCGCCGGCATCGGCAAAGGCATGGCCGCCAATATCGTCGAGCTGGTCTCGACCGGCACGATGCCACTGCGCGAAGAGCTCCTGCAGAAATACAAACCCACCATGCTCGAACTGCTGCGTCTCCCCGGCATGGGTCCCAAGACCGTCGCGCTCCTCTGGTCCGCGCTCAGCGTCTCGGACATCGACGCCCTCGAAACCGCCGCCAAAGAAGGCAAGCTCCTCGAGCTCCCGCGCATGGGCCAGAAGTTCACCGACAAGCTCCTCAAAGGCATCGAAGACTACCGCCGCAACTCCAGCCGCTTCCGCATCGACGACGCACGCGAGCACGCCGACCGCATCTCCGCACTCATCCAGACCTTCCCCGGCATCGACGAGATCACCCCCGCCGGCAGTCTCCGCCGCGGCCGCGAGACCGTCGGCGACCTCGACCTGCTCGTCACCGGCCCCGCCTGCGAGCCCAACGTCGTCTCCGCAGCCGTCGAGCACGTCGCCGCGCTCCCGCTCATCGACAAGCTCCTCGCCAAAGGCCAGAACAAAGTCAGCTTCACCCTGCGCAACAATCTTCAAGTCGACGTGCGCCTGCTCCCCCGCGCCAGCTACGGCGCCGCGCTCCAGTACTTCACCGGCTCGAAGATGCACAACGTCGCCCTCCGCCAGCGCGCCATCAAGCGCGGCCTCACGCTCAACGAGTACGCACTCGCCCGCCTCGACGACAACACCATCGTCGCCGCCCGGACCGAGGAAGATATTTATCGCGCCCTCGACCTCGACTACATCCCGCCCGAGCTGCGCGAAAACTCCGGCGAGCTTGAAGCCGCCGCCAACCACACCCTCCCGCAGCTCATCACCCTCACCGACATCCGTGGCGACCTGCACATGCACACCGACGCCACCGACGGCCGCAACACCATCCGCGAGATGGCCGAAGCCGCCCTCGCCCGCGGCCTCAGCTACATCGCCATCACCGACCACAGCAAAAATCTCGCAATGACCAACGGCCTCGACGACACCCGCGCCCTCGCCCACATCCAGCGCATCCGCGCAGTCGACGCCGAGTTGCAATCCGAGCACAAAGGAAAAATCCGCGTCCTCCCCGGCATCGAGGTCGACATCCTCGCCGACGGCTCACTCGACCTCGCCGACGAAACCCTCGCCCAAATGGACATCGTCGTCGCCAGCGTCCACTCGCACTTCGCCCAGCCCATCGAAGAGATGACCCAGCGCGTCCTCCGCGCCATCGAAAACCCCTACGTCCGCATCCTCGGCCATCCCACCGGCCGCAAGGTCCTGGGCCGCGAAGCCATCGCCGTCCACATCGAACAAATCCTCAAGCGCGCATCCGAACTCGGAGTAGCCGTCGAGCACAACGCCGCACCCGCTCGCTCCGACCTGAACGACCTCAACCTCCGCCTCGCCAAACAGCACGGCTGCAAGATCGTCGTCAACACCGACGCCCACACCACCGCCGAGCTCGCCCAAATCAGCTACGGCATCACCCAGCTCCGCCGCGCCTGGCTCACCCCCGCCGACATCCTCAACACCTGCCCCACAGCAAAAGCACTACTCACCAACCTCCGCCCCCGCCCATAA
- the cyoE gene encoding heme o synthase, which yields MATSTTTDHALAQADPRSETQARQHSLLADYATLFKLRVSAMVIITAGAGFYLGSLRSGISPFHLGLIEALGGIAVVTCGSAALNQALERRTDSLMRRTSHRPMAAGRISLTHGLLLGFAAVFLGSLYLALAVNLLTGTLTLLTAIGYVAIYTPLKRVTTVNTFIGAFPGALPPLIGWTAARGLIEWPGVALFAILFVWQFPHFMAIGWMYRDDYSRAGIRLTPTLTNTPYAAQSTVIQSLFYAALMIPVSLWPFALGTTGYPYAIAATILGAGYLWYTIRFARITRDPISPASRLVARDLLRASVIYLPLLMAALMLDAKGRLLFR from the coding sequence GTGGCCACCTCCACAACAACCGATCACGCGCTGGCCCAGGCCGACCCGCGTTCAGAGACGCAGGCCCGGCAGCACTCGCTGCTCGCCGACTACGCCACGCTCTTCAAGCTCCGCGTCTCCGCGATGGTCATCATCACCGCCGGAGCCGGCTTCTATCTCGGCAGCCTCCGCAGCGGCATCAGCCCCTTCCACCTCGGTTTGATCGAAGCCCTCGGAGGCATCGCCGTCGTCACCTGCGGCAGCGCCGCCCTCAACCAGGCCCTCGAACGCCGCACGGACAGCCTGATGCGCCGCACCAGCCACCGTCCCATGGCCGCCGGACGCATCTCGCTCACCCACGGCCTCCTGCTCGGATTCGCCGCCGTCTTCCTCGGCTCGCTCTACCTCGCGCTCGCGGTCAACCTGCTCACCGGCACGCTCACGCTGCTCACCGCCATCGGCTACGTCGCCATCTACACGCCGCTCAAGCGTGTCACCACCGTCAACACTTTCATCGGAGCATTCCCCGGAGCGCTCCCTCCACTCATCGGCTGGACCGCCGCTCGCGGCCTCATCGAGTGGCCCGGCGTCGCCCTCTTCGCCATCCTCTTCGTCTGGCAGTTCCCCCACTTCATGGCCATCGGCTGGATGTACCGCGACGACTACTCCCGCGCCGGCATCCGCCTCACCCCCACCCTCACCAACACGCCCTACGCCGCGCAGAGCACCGTCATCCAGTCGCTCTTCTACGCCGCCCTCATGATCCCCGTCAGCCTCTGGCCCTTCGCCCTCGGCACCACCGGATACCCCTACGCCATCGCCGCGACCATCCTCGGCGCAGGCTACCTCTGGTACACCATCCGCTTCGCCCGCATCACCCGCGACCCCATCTCGCCCGCATCGCGCCTCGTCGCCCGCGACCTGCTCCGCGCCTCCGTCATCTACCTGCCGCTACTCATGGCCGCCCTCATGCTCGACGCCAAAGGACGGCTGCTCTTCCGATAA
- a CDS encoding DUF420 domain-containing protein: MTTLSPQASKPVRTPASVIAGIILFSIAASALICYLVYFHAPTDVSGTHLRSLPLVNAILNACCTTALLFGYRFIRTGRIQQHRRAMFTAFIFSSIFLASYLTNDALHGETHFNRLSAWWPFYWKLLASHIILSVFALPMILITFFLSLTGRFPAHKKLARYTFPIWLYVSLTGVIVYIMQAAIH; this comes from the coding sequence ATGACCACGCTCTCACCGCAAGCATCGAAGCCCGTCCGCACGCCCGCATCCGTCATCGCCGGAATCATCCTCTTCAGCATCGCCGCCAGCGCGCTCATCTGCTACCTCGTCTACTTCCACGCCCCCACCGACGTCTCCGGCACGCATCTGCGCTCGCTTCCACTCGTCAACGCAATCCTCAACGCCTGCTGCACCACCGCGCTCCTCTTCGGCTACCGCTTCATCCGCACCGGCCGCATCCAGCAGCATCGCCGAGCCATGTTCACGGCCTTCATCTTCTCCAGCATCTTCCTCGCGTCCTACCTCACCAACGACGCCCTGCACGGCGAAACCCACTTCAATCGCCTCAGCGCCTGGTGGCCCTTCTACTGGAAGCTGCTCGCCTCGCACATCATCCTCTCGGTCTTCGCCCTGCCGATGATCCTCATCACCTTCTTCCTCTCGCTCACCGGCCGCTTCCCCGCGCACAAAAAGCTGGCCCGCTACACCTTCCCCATCTGGCTCTACGTCTCACTCACAGGAGTCATCGTCTACATCATGCAGGCAGCCATCCATTGA
- a CDS encoding single-stranded DNA-binding protein: MAKGVNKVLLLGNVGKDPEVRSTPGGTLVASFSLATADRQKDQQGNWQDKTEWHNLVAFSRTAEIIRDYVKKGSQLYIEGKIQTRSWDDKESGQKKYRTEILINELTLLGKPSEGGSSGGGYSKSNTASFDQRTPASEAATTYADPGITDDDIPF, translated from the coding sequence ATGGCAAAAGGCGTCAACAAAGTCCTTCTTCTCGGCAACGTAGGCAAAGACCCCGAAGTCCGCTCGACCCCCGGCGGCACCCTCGTCGCCAGCTTCTCCCTCGCCACCGCCGACCGCCAGAAGGACCAGCAGGGCAACTGGCAGGACAAGACCGAGTGGCACAATCTCGTCGCCTTCAGCCGCACCGCCGAGATCATCCGCGACTACGTCAAGAAGGGTTCGCAGCTCTACATCGAGGGCAAGATCCAGACCCGCTCCTGGGACGACAAAGAATCCGGTCAGAAAAAATACCGCACCGAGATCCTCATCAACGAGCTCACCCTCCTCGGCAAACCCAGCGAAGGCGGCAGCAGTGGCGGCGGCTACTCCAAATCCAACACGGCCAGCTTCGACCAGCGCACCCCCGCCAGCGAAGCAGCAACGACCTACGCCGACCCCGGCATCACCGACGACGACATCCCCTTCTAA
- a CDS encoding cysteine hydrolase family protein: MNRRTLLYSGIATAMTAASRPVNASEVGASTSAPLTRPIDLRRTAHLCIDLQNGFVEKGAPVEVPAARDIIPTVNAISTAIRKSEAINIFVQFTLGSPDVQSWSNWFARMPESQRPQQERFLERGSHYHQLWPDLAVMPADLKVEKSRFSAFIPGASDLNELLKRRGLNTLIITGTLTNVCCESTARDAMQMNYRVIFIEDATAARTPAEHNAAIANMRSTFGEVLTAKHLIANLHAS; encoded by the coding sequence ATGAATCGCCGCACATTGCTGTACTCAGGTATTGCAACCGCCATGACAGCAGCGAGTCGCCCCGTCAACGCGAGCGAAGTTGGCGCTTCAACGAGCGCACCGTTGACTCGTCCGATCGACCTTCGCCGCACCGCCCATCTATGCATCGACCTGCAGAATGGCTTCGTGGAGAAAGGGGCTCCTGTCGAAGTTCCAGCGGCACGAGACATCATCCCCACAGTCAATGCCATCAGCACCGCCATTCGGAAGAGCGAGGCGATTAACATCTTCGTGCAGTTCACCCTTGGGTCCCCCGACGTTCAGAGCTGGTCCAACTGGTTTGCCCGGATGCCGGAAAGCCAACGGCCGCAACAGGAGCGCTTCCTGGAGCGCGGCAGCCACTACCACCAGCTTTGGCCCGACCTCGCCGTGATGCCTGCAGATTTGAAGGTCGAGAAATCGCGCTTCAGCGCCTTCATCCCCGGCGCCTCAGACCTCAACGAACTCCTCAAGAGGCGGGGCCTGAACACACTCATCATCACCGGCACCCTCACGAACGTATGTTGCGAGTCCACCGCCCGTGACGCCATGCAGATGAACTACCGCGTCATCTTTATTGAGGACGCCACGGCAGCGCGGACACCCGCAGAGCACAATGCCGCAATTGCCAACATGCGTAGCACCTTCGGCGAGGTGTTGACCGCCAAACATCTCATCGCTAACCTCCATGCATCGTAA